In Dolichospermum flos-aquae CCAP 1403/13F, the following proteins share a genomic window:
- a CDS encoding ComEA family DNA-binding protein: protein MNKWLPLNLKLQKLRAKLLNDPYYRLQSGEEVQMAAELGLGIDANQATVDDWLRLPGLSIHQGRSLVELSRAGVIFYCIEDVAAALGLPVQRLEPLKSLLNFNYYDQNSLDKPQQVNPNTASVESLAKIPFIDLSLAQTVVENRLAAGSYRSLADFQQRLELSGDAIAQLMYYLRF, encoded by the coding sequence ATGAATAAGTGGCTACCTTTAAATCTGAAATTGCAAAAGCTTCGCGCCAAGCTGCTGAATGATCCTTATTATCGTTTACAGTCGGGGGAAGAGGTACAAATGGCCGCTGAATTGGGTTTGGGTATTGATGCTAATCAAGCCACTGTGGATGATTGGCTGCGTTTACCTGGGTTGTCAATTCACCAAGGGCGATCGCTTGTGGAACTTTCTCGCGCTGGTGTGATATTCTATTGTATCGAAGATGTGGCTGCGGCTTTGGGTTTGCCAGTACAACGATTAGAACCGCTCAAGTCTTTGCTGAATTTTAATTATTATGATCAAAATTCCCTCGATAAACCCCAGCAAGTTAACCCTAATACTGCTTCGGTAGAAAGTCTTGCCAAAATCCCTTTTATAGATTTATCCCTAGCACAGACAGTTGTGGAAAACCGTCTGGCTGCTGGTTCTTACCGGAGTTTAGCAGATTTTCAACAACGTTTAGAAT
- a CDS encoding J domain-containing protein: MMSLNSLSTEWLNLLFDPYAVLGVSVNADERQISKRYYILAKLLHPDNYIKHNQPDQELAQAVFTRLINPAYEQLNQTKKRLNAINLLRSEAEVLDPQKVSAIKVSTIQAISTMSAEEAELFYEDVVTSYGYEQYHSLSQSCHITQQLSTLNIVYLSHQKPNSPLANQSKSIIPQEEDRRPPDTSSSSTILKPEPINYAQAYYERAVEYYNQENWNLAVKELRDAIKLDLTNSDYYALLGVVHFHQKFIGMSKVYIRQALKINPQQPLALKYAALLPIQVNETVNPQSMSKALSIASFLGKFLSTKLH; this comes from the coding sequence ATGATGTCGCTCAATTCTCTATCAACAGAATGGTTAAACCTACTTTTTGATCCCTACGCTGTGCTAGGGGTGTCAGTGAATGCTGATGAACGTCAAATCAGTAAACGGTATTATATTCTAGCAAAGTTGCTACATCCTGATAACTATATCAAGCATAACCAACCAGATCAGGAATTAGCTCAAGCAGTATTTACACGATTGATTAATCCAGCTTATGAACAACTCAATCAGACAAAAAAACGCTTAAATGCAATAAATTTACTACGCTCAGAAGCAGAAGTTTTAGATCCACAGAAAGTCAGTGCTATCAAAGTTTCTACCATTCAGGCAATATCAACAATGTCTGCTGAAGAAGCAGAATTATTTTACGAAGACGTAGTTACATCCTATGGGTATGAGCAATATCATTCATTATCTCAGTCATGTCACATAACACAGCAATTAAGTACGTTAAATATAGTCTATCTATCACACCAAAAACCAAACAGTCCACTGGCTAATCAATCTAAATCTATCATCCCCCAAGAAGAAGACCGGAGACCTCCAGACACCTCATCTTCAAGCACAATTCTCAAACCAGAGCCAATAAACTATGCTCAAGCTTACTATGAGAGAGCCGTAGAATATTATAATCAGGAAAACTGGAACTTAGCAGTAAAAGAACTGCGAGATGCTATTAAATTAGACCTAACTAACAGTGATTACTACGCACTACTGGGAGTAGTCCATTTTCACCAGAAATTTATAGGCATGAGTAAAGTCTACATCCGTCAAGCATTAAAAATTAATCCTCAACAACCACTAGCTTTAAAATACGCTGCCCTTTTGCCAATTCAAGTCAATGAAACAGTTAATCCTCAATCAATGTCCAAAGCCTTGAGTATTGCTTCTTTCTTAGGTAAGTTTTTATCAACCAAACTTCATTAA
- a CDS encoding transglycosylase domain-containing protein, which translates to MSSRTFANKQPQEKDSSGFEFFKGVGQITGGTLLSMTLLTSSIVAGTLVGLAISFRNLPDVRQIKNFFPSETTYIYDIKGKLLTGIHGEANREVVPLNKVSPNLKRAVLASEDGHFYDHHGINPTGVGRAVIVNMVAGGVKEGGSTITMQLVKNLFLSQKRAFTRKLAEAVLAIRLEQILSKEEILEMYLNQVYWGHNNYGVQTAARSYFNKSAEYLTLGESAMMAGLIQAPEEFSPFASMKLAKQKQKEVLGRMIELNWITQKEYDDALKQPIKLGKIRSFQGSASPYITNTVAQELAKKFGRDSLLKGGMRVQTTVDAKFQAMAEETVRDWHEKLQSQGLNKNQMALVSIDPRTHFVKALVGGVDYKASEFNRATQAQRQPGSSFKPFVYYTAFATGKYAPDSTVIDAPVSYQDGNNRYFPRNYDGGFAGAMSIRKALAQSRNIPVIKLGKSVGMNKVIETCRTLGIMSPMEPVTSLPLGAIGVTPLEMASAYATFANYGWQSPSTVIVRITDSAGNVILDNTPKPKQVLDPWASAATIDIMTSVMTEGTGKGAAINRPSAGKTGTTSSEKDIWFVGTVPQLTTAVWVGRDDSKQLASGATGGGMVAPVWRDFMTKALKDVPIEKFKPPSQFPRPKSN; encoded by the coding sequence GTGTCGTCTAGGACTTTTGCAAACAAACAACCACAAGAGAAGGATTCATCTGGATTTGAGTTTTTTAAAGGAGTCGGTCAGATAACTGGGGGTACGCTGCTATCCATGACACTCTTAACAAGCTCTATTGTGGCGGGAACACTGGTAGGTTTAGCCATTAGTTTCCGTAATTTACCAGATGTTAGACAAATAAAAAACTTTTTCCCCTCGGAAACAACTTACATATACGATATAAAAGGCAAACTTTTAACTGGCATCCACGGAGAGGCTAACCGAGAAGTAGTACCATTAAATAAAGTTTCCCCCAACCTCAAACGCGCAGTTTTGGCCAGTGAAGATGGTCACTTTTACGATCATCACGGGATTAATCCCACTGGTGTTGGCCGTGCCGTCATAGTCAACATGGTAGCAGGTGGAGTAAAAGAAGGTGGTTCTACCATCACCATGCAGTTAGTAAAAAACTTATTTTTGTCTCAAAAACGGGCATTTACGCGGAAGTTAGCCGAGGCTGTCCTAGCAATTCGGTTAGAGCAAATCCTCAGCAAAGAGGAAATTCTAGAAATGTACCTCAATCAAGTTTATTGGGGTCATAATAACTACGGTGTGCAAACAGCAGCCCGCAGTTATTTTAATAAATCAGCAGAATATTTAACTTTGGGTGAATCAGCTATGATGGCGGGTTTAATCCAAGCACCAGAAGAGTTTAGCCCTTTTGCCAGCATGAAATTGGCCAAACAGAAACAAAAGGAAGTTCTGGGGCGAATGATCGAATTGAATTGGATTACCCAAAAAGAATATGATGATGCCCTGAAACAACCAATTAAACTGGGTAAAATCAGGTCTTTTCAAGGTAGTGCCTCACCTTATATTACGAATACTGTAGCCCAAGAGTTGGCGAAAAAATTTGGACGTGATTCTCTGCTCAAAGGGGGAATGCGCGTCCAAACTACGGTTGATGCTAAATTCCAAGCAATGGCCGAAGAAACCGTTAGAGATTGGCATGAAAAGCTTCAGTCTCAAGGGTTGAATAAGAATCAAATGGCCTTAGTGTCAATTGATCCCCGCACCCATTTTGTGAAAGCCCTTGTGGGTGGTGTAGATTACAAAGCCAGTGAATTTAACCGAGCTACACAAGCTCAACGACAACCAGGCTCTTCATTTAAACCATTTGTTTACTATACCGCCTTTGCTACTGGCAAATATGCACCAGATAGCACAGTGATAGATGCTCCAGTCAGCTACCAAGATGGTAATAATAGGTACTTCCCAAGAAACTATGATGGTGGCTTTGCCGGAGCGATGTCAATTCGCAAAGCCCTCGCTCAATCTCGAAACATCCCAGTGATTAAACTTGGTAAATCGGTGGGGATGAATAAGGTGATTGAAACCTGCCGGACATTAGGAATTATGAGTCCCATGGAACCTGTTACCTCTTTACCTTTGGGTGCTATTGGTGTCACTCCCCTAGAAATGGCCAGTGCCTATGCTACCTTTGCTAATTATGGCTGGCAGTCACCATCTACTGTAATTGTGAGAATTACAGATAGTGCTGGTAACGTGATTCTCGATAATACACCCAAACCTAAACAAGTTCTTGACCCTTGGGCATCAGCAGCGACTATTGATATCATGACTTCAGTAATGACCGAAGGTACGGGAAAAGGTGCTGCTATAAATCGCCCCAGTGCGGGTAAAACAGGAACTACATCCTCAGAAAAGGATATTTGGTTTGTAGGTACTGTACCCCAACTAACTACTGCTGTTTGGGTGGGTAGGGATGACAGTAAACAGTTGGCTAGTGGGGCAACCGGTGGCGGCATGGTAGCTCCCGTTTGGCGAGATTTTATGACCAAAGCACTCAAGGATGTACCTATAGAAAAGTTTAAGCCTCCTTCTCAGTTTCCCCGTCCCAAATCAAATTAA
- a CDS encoding NINE protein gives MLTKRKSRTIAAILAFSGTLTISGLHKFYLGQPLWGILYVLLSWTPIPKVACAIEGVWYLTQDEETFDRYFNLGESVMKVSTQVGNQVESVANALRELETLRQDGLISEYEFEKKRRQMLDQI, from the coding sequence ATCTTAACTAAACGAAAAAGCCGGACTATTGCTGCTATTTTAGCCTTTTCTGGCACATTAACGATTTCGGGTTTACATAAATTCTACTTGGGACAGCCACTTTGGGGAATACTGTATGTTCTGTTGTCTTGGACACCGATTCCCAAGGTAGCTTGTGCTATTGAAGGGGTTTGGTATTTAACTCAAGATGAAGAAACTTTTGATCGGTATTTTAATTTGGGTGAGTCAGTAATGAAGGTATCAACCCAAGTTGGGAATCAAGTAGAATCAGTTGCTAATGCTTTGCGTGAGTTAGAAACACTCCGTCAAGATGGATTAATTTCTGAATACGAGTTTGAGAAGAAACGTCGGCAAATGTTAGATCAGATTTAG
- the tyrS gene encoding tyrosine--tRNA ligase translates to MTQSFSWLHRGVAEIFPHNGDNDPESLEKRLLNSDCPLRIKLGIDPTGADIHLGHSIPVRKLRTFQDAGHTAVLIIGDFTARIGDPTGKSEVRRQLTEADVAQNAQTYLDQVRPILDFDTPGRLEVRYNSEWLSRLDLGKTLELLSTMTVGQMLAKEGFAERYKQESPIFLHEFLYPLMQGYDSVAVEADVELGGTDQKFNIAVGRDLQRHFGLKPQFGLLLPILIGTDGVQKMSKSLGNYVGLGEHPSQKYQKLQGIPDNLLSQYFELLTDLSLDGLPENPRHAQEFLAWEIVRQYHGEQAANEAKEAAKSGGKEGALPEFSVAAVPQFPAKLAFILGATGLCKSTAEGKRKIQEGGVRINGDKIADADLSFSTPDDLYDKVLQVGKKNFVRLVK, encoded by the coding sequence ATGACGCAAAGTTTCTCTTGGTTGCATCGTGGTGTGGCAGAAATTTTTCCCCATAATGGTGATAATGATCCGGAAAGTTTGGAAAAGCGGTTACTCAATTCTGACTGTCCGTTAAGGATTAAACTGGGTATTGACCCGACTGGGGCAGATATTCATTTGGGTCATAGTATACCTGTACGGAAGTTGCGGACTTTTCAAGATGCTGGTCATACAGCGGTACTGATTATTGGTGATTTTACTGCCCGAATTGGTGATCCTACTGGTAAATCTGAGGTGCGTCGTCAACTTACGGAAGCTGATGTGGCACAAAATGCCCAAACTTATCTTGACCAAGTCCGTCCTATTTTAGATTTTGATACTCCCGGTAGGTTAGAAGTCCGTTATAACTCAGAATGGCTTTCCCGTCTAGATTTGGGGAAAACTTTGGAGTTACTTTCCACAATGACGGTCGGACAAATGTTGGCTAAGGAAGGTTTTGCGGAACGTTATAAACAAGAGAGTCCTATTTTTCTCCATGAGTTCCTGTATCCACTGATGCAAGGTTATGATTCTGTGGCTGTGGAAGCTGATGTGGAATTGGGAGGGACTGATCAAAAATTTAACATCGCTGTGGGACGAGATCTACAACGTCATTTTGGTCTAAAACCTCAATTTGGACTGTTATTACCAATTTTAATTGGGACTGATGGTGTCCAAAAAATGTCTAAGTCTTTGGGTAATTATGTGGGGTTGGGTGAACATCCTTCCCAAAAGTATCAAAAACTTCAAGGTATACCAGATAATTTACTGTCGCAGTATTTTGAATTGCTGACGGATTTATCTTTGGATGGTCTGCCAGAAAACCCGCGCCACGCCCAAGAATTTTTAGCCTGGGAAATTGTCCGTCAGTATCACGGTGAACAAGCGGCTAATGAGGCGAAGGAGGCGGCAAAAAGTGGTGGGAAGGAGGGAGCATTACCAGAATTTTCTGTGGCTGCTGTTCCTCAATTTCCGGCGAAATTAGCGTTTATTTTAGGTGCTACCGGTTTATGTAAAAGTACAGCCGAAGGTAAACGGAAAATTCAGGAGGGTGGAGTGAGGATAAATGGTGATAAGATTGCTGATGCGGATTTAAGTTTTTCTACACCTGATGATTTATATGATAAGGTCTTACAGGTGGGTAAGAAGAATTTTGTGCGGTTGGTAAAGTAG
- a CDS encoding DUF1825 family protein — MGFFDSEIVQQEAKQLFEDYQALIQLGNSYGKFDREGKKLFIEQMESMMDRYRVFMKRFELSEDFMAQMTIEQLKTQLGQFGVTPQQMFGQMNVTLERMKAELEQTK; from the coding sequence ATGGGATTCTTCGACTCGGAAATAGTCCAGCAAGAAGCCAAGCAATTGTTTGAAGATTATCAAGCACTGATTCAGCTTGGCAACAGCTACGGCAAATTTGACCGCGAGGGCAAAAAGCTGTTTATTGAGCAAATGGAATCCATGATGGACAGATATCGCGTCTTTATGAAGCGGTTCGAGCTATCAGAGGATTTCATGGCGCAAATGACCATAGAGCAACTAAAAACTCAACTAGGTCAGTTTGGGGTAACTCCACAGCAAATGTTTGGACAAATGAACGTGACATTAGAAAGGATGAAAGCGGAATTGGAACAAACAAAATGA